A stretch of the Schistocerca serialis cubense isolate TAMUIC-IGC-003099 chromosome 2, iqSchSeri2.2, whole genome shotgun sequence genome encodes the following:
- the LOC126457086 gene encoding dnaJ homolog shv: protein MWTNQHQTHPTKTTVPCGRMASAGVCLLLCVNLFFNVLIVLAGRDFYNILGVSRSANLNQIKKAYRRLAKELHPDKNPDDPDASQKFQDLGAAYEVLSDEEKRRKYDQCGEECLKKDGMMNGADPFASFFGDFGFFGGGSSNQQETPKGANIIMDLYVTLEELYSGNFVEITRNKPVMKPARGTRQCNCRQEMVTRHLGPGRFQMMQQTVCDECPNVKLVNEERTLEIEIEPGMVDGQETRFVAEGEPHLDGEPGDLILKINTMPHPVFERRGDDLYTNVTLSLQDALVGFSMDIEHLDGHKVQITRDKITWPGARIRKKGEGMPNYENNNLHGTLYITFDIEFPKTELSEQQREDIKRILNQNSNNKVYNGLRGF, encoded by the exons ATGTGGACCAAtcaacatcaaacacatccaaccAAAACAACTGTGCCGTGCGGGAGGATGGCATCTGCGGGTGTGTGTCTTCTGCTATGTgtaaatttgttttttaatgtaCTGATAGTGCTGGCAGG ACGTGATTTTTACAACATATTGGGAGTATCACGAAGTGCAAACTTAAATCAAATAAAGAAGGCGTATCGCCGTCTGGCGAAGGAGCTCCATCCTGATAAAAATCCTGATGACCCTGATGCTTCACAAAAGTTTCAAGACCTTGGTGCCGCGTACGAAGTTCTCTCTGATGAAGAGAAGAGGCGGAAATACGACCAATGTGGCGAAGAGTGTTTGAAGAAGGATGGCATGATGAATGGCGCCGATCCATTTGCAAGCTTTTTTGGGGATTTTGGGTTTTTTGGAGGGGGTTCTAGCAACCAGCAAGAAACACCTAAAGGTGCTAACATTATTATGGATTTGTATGTGACATTGGAAGAACTATATAGTGGAAATTTCGTGGAA ATTACCAGGAATAAACCTGTTATGAAACCAGCTAGAGGGACAAGACAATGTAATTGTCGCCAGGAGATGGTCACCAGGCATCTTGGAcctggaaggtttcagatgatGCAACAGACTGTCTGCGATGAATGCCCAAATGTTAA GTTGGTTAATGAGGAACGAACTCTGGAGATTGAAATTGAACCTGGAATGGTTGATGGGCAAGAAACTAGGTTTGTAGCTGAAGGAGAACCTCACCTTGATGGTGAACCGGGTGatttaattttgaaaatcaatacaaTGCCTCATCCAGTATTTGAACGTCGAGGTGATGATCTGTACACAAATGTTACACTATCACTGCAAGATGCCTTGGTGGGATTTTCGATGGACATAGAGCATCTTGATGGCCATAAAGTACAGATAACAAGAGATAAAATAACGTGGCCTGGAGCAAGAATTCGCAAGAAAGGAGAAGGAATGCCAAATTATGAAAATAACAATTTGCATGGGACATTGTATATAACATTTGATATTGAATTCCCGAAGACAGAATTATCAGAACAACAGAGAGAAG